Proteins encoded by one window of Canis lupus dingo isolate Sandy chromosome 10, ASM325472v2, whole genome shotgun sequence:
- the ITGA7 gene encoding integrin alpha-7 isoform X3, with the protein MAGARGRGPWGPPGIRCLLGSLLAALLAPGAVAFNLDVTGALSKEGEPGSLFGFSVALHRQLQPRPQSWLLVGAPQALALPGQQANRTGGLFACPLSLEETDCYRVDIDRGADVQKESKENQWLGVSVRSQGPGGKIVTCAHRYEARQRVDQILETRDVIGRCFVLSQDLAARDELDGGEWKFCEGRPQGHEQFGFCQQGTAAAFSPDSHYLLFGAPGTYNWKGTARVELCAPGSVDLAHLDDGPYEAGGEKEQDPRLIPVPANSYFGLLFVTNIDSSDPDQLVYKTLDPADRLPGPAGDLALNSYLGFSIDSGKGLVRAEELSFVAGAPRANHKGAVVILRKDSASRLVPEVMLSGERLTSGFGYSLAVADLNNDGWTDLVVGAPYFFERQEELGGAVYVYLNQGGHWAGVSPLRLCGSPDSMFGISLAVLGDLNQDGFADIAVGAPFDGDGKVFIYHGSSLGVVVKPSQVLEGEAVGVKSFGYSLSGGLDVDGNHYPDLLVGSLADTAVLFRARPILQVSHEVFIAPRTIDLEQPNCAAGHLVCVDLRVCFSYIATPSSYSPIVALDYVLDGDTDRRLRGQVPRVTFLSRGPDDPKHQSSGTVWLKHQHDRVCGDTMFQLQENVKDKLRAIVVTLSYNLQTPRLRRQAPGQGLPPVAPILNAHQSSTQRTEIHFLKQGCGEDKVCQSNLQLVQARFCARVSDSEFQPLPMDADGTTALFALSGQPVIGLELTVTNLPSDPAQPQADGDDAHEAQLLVTLPASLHYSGVRALDPAEKPLCVSNENASHVECELGNPMKRGAQVTFYLILSTSGITIETTELEVELLLATISEQDLHLISVRARVFIELPLSIAGVAVPQQLFFSGVVRGESAMKSERDIGSKVKYEVTVSNQGQSLNTLGSAFLNIMWPHEIANGKWLLYPMRVELEGGQGPRRKGLCSPRPNILHLDVDSRDRRRRELEQPKQEEHPEHLEPSTSWWPVSSAEKKKNITLDCARGTANCVVFSCPLYSFDRAAVLHVWGRLWNSTFLEEYSAVKSLEVTVRANITVKSSIKNLVLRDASTVIPVMVYLDPVAVVAEGVPWWVILLAVLAGLLVLALLVLLMWKCGFFHRSSQSSSFPTNYHRAHLAVQPSAVEAGGPGTVGWDSSSGHGTPRPLYPSTTR; encoded by the exons GCTGCTGGTGGGTGCTCCGCAGGCCCTGGCTCTGCCCGGGCAGCAGGCGAATCGCACCGGAGGCCTCTTTGCTTGCCCCCTGAGCCTGGAAGAGACTGACTGCTACAGAGTGGACATCGACCGTGGAG CTGATGTGCAGAAGGAGAGTAAGGAGAACCAGTGGTTGGGAGTCAGCGTTCGGAGTCAGGGACCTGGGGGGAAGATTGTC ACCTGCGCGCACCGGTACGAGGCGCGGCAGCGAGTAGaccagatcctggagaccagggatgtgATCGGCCGCTGCTTCGTGCTGAGCCAAGACCTGGCCGCCCGCGATGAACTGGATGGCGGGGAGTGGAAGTTCTGTGAGGGGCGCCCCCAGGGCCACGAACAGTTTGGGTTCTGCCAGCAGGGCACAGCTGCCGCCTTCTCCCCCGACAGCCACTACCTCCTCTTTGGGGCCCCGGGAACCTATAACTGGAAGG GCACTGCCAGGGTGGAGCTCTGTGCGCCGGGCTCGGTGGACCTGGCGCACCTGGACGACGGGCCCTACGAGGCGGGGGGAGAAAAGGAGCAGGACCCCCGCCTCATCCCAGTCCCTGCCAACAGCTACTTTG GGTTGCTCTTTGTGACCAACATTGATAGCTCAGACCCTGACCAGCTGGTGTATAAAACTTTGGATCCCGCTGACCGGCTCCCAGGACCAGCCGGAGACTTGGCCTTGAATAGCTACTTAG GTTTCTCCATTGACTCGGGGAAGGGTCTGGTGCGTGCAGAGGAGCTGAGCTTTGTGGCAGGGGCCCCTCGTGCCAACCACAAGGGAGCTGTGGTCATTCTGCGCAAAGACAGCGCCAGCCGCCTGGTGCCCGAAGTCATGCTGTCTGGGGAGCGCCTGACATCTGGCTTTGGCTACTCACTGGCTGTGGCCGATCTCAACAACGATGG CTGGACAGACCTGGTAGTGGGTGCCCCCTACTTCTTTGAGCGCCAAGAAGAGCTGGGGGGTGCTGTCTATGTGTACCTGAACCAGGGAGGTCACTGGGCTGGGGTGTCCCCTCTCCGGCTGTGTGGTTCCCCTGACTCCATGTTCGGGATCAGCCTGGCTGTCTTGGGAGACCTCAACCAAGACGGCTTTGCAG ATATTGCTGTGGGGGCTCCCTTTGATGGGGATGGGAAAGTCTTTATCTACCATGGGAGCAGCCTAGGGGTTGTCGTCAAACCTTCCCAG GTGCTGGAGGGTGAGGCTGTGGGCGTAAAGAGCTTTGGCTATTCCCTGTCGGGTGGCCTGGATGTGGATGGGAACCATTACCCGGACCTGCTGGTTGGCTCCCTGGCCGACACTGCTGTGCTCTTCAG GGCCAGACCCATCCTTCAAGTCTCCCATGAGGTCTTCATCGCTCCCCGAACCATTGACCTGGAGCAGCCCAACTGCGCTGCTGGCCACTTGGTCTG tgtGGACCTGAGGGTCTGTTTCAGCTACATCGCAACACCCAGCAGCTACAGCCCTATTGTGG CCCTGGATTATGTGTTAGATGGGGACACAGACAGGAGGCTCCGGGGCCAGGTCCCCCGTGTGACCTTCCTGAGCCGTGGCCCAGACGACCCCAAGCACCAGTCTTCAGGCACTGTGTGGCTGAAGCACCAGCATGACCGAGTCTGTGGAGACACCATGTTCCAGCTACAG GAGAATGTCAAAGACAAGCTTCGGGCCATTGTGGTGACTCTGTCCTACAATCTTCAGACCCCGCGGCTCCGGCGACAGGCTCCTGGCCAGGGGCTGCCCCCAGTGGCCCCCATCCTCAATGCTCACCAGTCCAGCACACAACGGACAGAG ATCCACTTCCTGAAGCAAGGCTGTGGCGAGGACAAGGTCTGCCAGAGCAATCTGCAGCTGGTCCAGGCCCGCTTCTGCGCCCGGGTCAGCGACTCGGAGTTCCAGCCTCTGCCCAT GGATGCGGACGGGACAACAGCCCTGTTTGCCCTGAGTGGGCAGCCCGTCATTGGCCTGGAGCTCACAGTCACCAACCTGCCTTCGGatccagcccagccccaggctgATGGGGATGATGCTCACGAAGCCCAGCTTCTGGtcaccctccctgcctctctgcacTACTCAGGAGTCCGAGCCCTGGACCCTGCG GAGAAGCCGCTCTGCGTGTCCAACGAGAATGCCTCCCATGTGGAGTGCGAGCTGGGGAACCCCATGAAGAGAGGTGCCCAG GTCACTTTTTACCTCATCCTTAGCACCTCAGGGATCACTATTGAGACCACAGAGCTGGAAGTGGAGCTGCTGTTGGCTAC GATCAGTGAGCAGGACCTGCATCTCATCTCCGTCCGAGCGCGTGTCTTCATTGAGCTGCCACTGTCCATTGCAGG GGTGGCCGTTCCCCAGCAGCTTTTCTTCTCTGGTGTGGTGCGCGGTGAGAGCGCCATGAAGTCTGAGCGGGATATAGGCAGCAAGGTCAAGTATGAGGTCACG GTCTCCAACCAAGGCCAGTCACTTAACACCCTGGGCTCTGCCTTCCTCAACATCATGTGGCCCCATGAGATTGCCAACGGGAAGTGGCTGCTGTACCCCATGCGAGTGGAGCTGGAGGGCGGGCAGGGGCCCAGGCGGAAGGGCCTCTGTTCCCCAAGGCCCAACATCCTCCATCTG GATGTGGACAGCAGGGATAGGAGGCGGCGGGAACTGGAGCAGCCCAAGCAGGAGGAGCATCCTGAGCATCTGGAGCCCAGCACATCCTGGTGGCCAGTGTCCTCTgctgagaagaagaaaaacatcacCCTG GACTGTGCCCGGGGCACTGCCAACTGTGTGGTGTTCAGCTGCCCTCTATATAGCTTTGACCGCGCCGCTGTGCTGCATGTGTGGGGCCGCCTCTGGAACAGCACCTTCTTGGAG GAGTACTCAGCTGTGAAGTCCCTGGAAGTGACTGTCCGAGCCAATATCACCGTGAAGTCATCTATCAAGAACTTGGTGCTTAGAGATGCCTCCACAGTG ATCCCAGTGATGGTTTACCTGGACCCCGTGGCTGTGGTGGCAGAAGGAGTCCCCTGGTGGGTCATCCTCCTGGCTGTGCTGGCGGGACTACTGGTGCTGGCGCTGCTGGTGCTGCTCATGTGGAAG TGTGGCTTCTTCCATCGGAGCAGTCAGAGCTCATCTTTTCCCACCAACTATCACCGGGCCCATCTGGCTGTGCAGCCCTCGGCCGTGGAAGCTGGGGGCCCAGGGACTGTGGg ATGGGATTCTTCAAGCGGGCACGGTACCCCGAGGCCACTGTACCCCAGTACCACGCGGTGA
- the ITGA7 gene encoding integrin alpha-7 isoform X2: MAGARGRGPWGPPGIRCLLGSLLAALLAPGAVAFNLDVTGALSKEGEPGSLFGFSVALHRQLQPRPQSWLLVGAPQALALPGQQANRTGGLFACPLSLEETDCYRVDIDRGADVQKESKENQWLGVSVRSQGPGGKIVTCAHRYEARQRVDQILETRDVIGRCFVLSQDLAARDELDGGEWKFCEGRPQGHEQFGFCQQGTAAAFSPDSHYLLFGAPGTYNWKGTARVELCAPGSVDLAHLDDGPYEAGGEKEQDPRLIPVPANSYFGLLFVTNIDSSDPDQLVYKTLDPADRLPGPAGDLALNSYLGFSIDSGKGLVRAEELSFVAGAPRANHKGAVVILRKDSASRLVPEVMLSGERLTSGFGYSLAVADLNNDGWTDLVVGAPYFFERQEELGGAVYVYLNQGGHWAGVSPLRLCGSPDSMFGISLAVLGDLNQDGFADIAVGAPFDGDGKVFIYHGSSLGVVVKPSQVLEGEAVGVKSFGYSLSGGLDVDGNHYPDLLVGSLADTAVLFRARPILQVSHEVFIAPRTIDLEQPNCAAGHLVCVDLRVCFSYIATPSSYSPIVALDYVLDGDTDRRLRGQVPRVTFLSRGPDDPKHQSSGTVWLKHQHDRVCGDTMFQLQENVKDKLRAIVVTLSYNLQTPRLRRQAPGQGLPPVAPILNAHQSSTQRTEIHFLKQGCGEDKVCQSNLQLVQARFCARVSDSEFQPLPMDADGTTALFALSGQPVIGLELTVTNLPSDPAQPQADGDDAHEAQLLVTLPASLHYSGVRALDPAEKPLCVSNENASHVECELGNPMKRGAQVTFYLILSTSGITIETTELEVELLLATISEQDLHLISVRARVFIELPLSIAGVAVPQQLFFSGVVRGESAMKSERDIGSKVKYEVTVSNQGQSLNTLGSAFLNIMWPHEIANGKWLLYPMRVELEGGQGPRRKGLCSPRPNILHLDVDSRDRRRRELEQPKQEEHPEHLEPSTSWWPVSSAEKKKNITLDCARGTANCVVFSCPLYSFDRAAVLHVWGRLWNSTFLEEYSAVKSLEVTVRANITVKSSIKNLVLRDASTVIPVMVYLDPVAVVAEGVPWWVILLAVLAGLLVLALLVLLMWKCGFFHRSSQSSSFPTNYHRAHLAVQPSAVEAGGPGTVGEQLGHHIHGQEGTAPGRMLFEDTGCVSEA, translated from the exons GCTGCTGGTGGGTGCTCCGCAGGCCCTGGCTCTGCCCGGGCAGCAGGCGAATCGCACCGGAGGCCTCTTTGCTTGCCCCCTGAGCCTGGAAGAGACTGACTGCTACAGAGTGGACATCGACCGTGGAG CTGATGTGCAGAAGGAGAGTAAGGAGAACCAGTGGTTGGGAGTCAGCGTTCGGAGTCAGGGACCTGGGGGGAAGATTGTC ACCTGCGCGCACCGGTACGAGGCGCGGCAGCGAGTAGaccagatcctggagaccagggatgtgATCGGCCGCTGCTTCGTGCTGAGCCAAGACCTGGCCGCCCGCGATGAACTGGATGGCGGGGAGTGGAAGTTCTGTGAGGGGCGCCCCCAGGGCCACGAACAGTTTGGGTTCTGCCAGCAGGGCACAGCTGCCGCCTTCTCCCCCGACAGCCACTACCTCCTCTTTGGGGCCCCGGGAACCTATAACTGGAAGG GCACTGCCAGGGTGGAGCTCTGTGCGCCGGGCTCGGTGGACCTGGCGCACCTGGACGACGGGCCCTACGAGGCGGGGGGAGAAAAGGAGCAGGACCCCCGCCTCATCCCAGTCCCTGCCAACAGCTACTTTG GGTTGCTCTTTGTGACCAACATTGATAGCTCAGACCCTGACCAGCTGGTGTATAAAACTTTGGATCCCGCTGACCGGCTCCCAGGACCAGCCGGAGACTTGGCCTTGAATAGCTACTTAG GTTTCTCCATTGACTCGGGGAAGGGTCTGGTGCGTGCAGAGGAGCTGAGCTTTGTGGCAGGGGCCCCTCGTGCCAACCACAAGGGAGCTGTGGTCATTCTGCGCAAAGACAGCGCCAGCCGCCTGGTGCCCGAAGTCATGCTGTCTGGGGAGCGCCTGACATCTGGCTTTGGCTACTCACTGGCTGTGGCCGATCTCAACAACGATGG CTGGACAGACCTGGTAGTGGGTGCCCCCTACTTCTTTGAGCGCCAAGAAGAGCTGGGGGGTGCTGTCTATGTGTACCTGAACCAGGGAGGTCACTGGGCTGGGGTGTCCCCTCTCCGGCTGTGTGGTTCCCCTGACTCCATGTTCGGGATCAGCCTGGCTGTCTTGGGAGACCTCAACCAAGACGGCTTTGCAG ATATTGCTGTGGGGGCTCCCTTTGATGGGGATGGGAAAGTCTTTATCTACCATGGGAGCAGCCTAGGGGTTGTCGTCAAACCTTCCCAG GTGCTGGAGGGTGAGGCTGTGGGCGTAAAGAGCTTTGGCTATTCCCTGTCGGGTGGCCTGGATGTGGATGGGAACCATTACCCGGACCTGCTGGTTGGCTCCCTGGCCGACACTGCTGTGCTCTTCAG GGCCAGACCCATCCTTCAAGTCTCCCATGAGGTCTTCATCGCTCCCCGAACCATTGACCTGGAGCAGCCCAACTGCGCTGCTGGCCACTTGGTCTG tgtGGACCTGAGGGTCTGTTTCAGCTACATCGCAACACCCAGCAGCTACAGCCCTATTGTGG CCCTGGATTATGTGTTAGATGGGGACACAGACAGGAGGCTCCGGGGCCAGGTCCCCCGTGTGACCTTCCTGAGCCGTGGCCCAGACGACCCCAAGCACCAGTCTTCAGGCACTGTGTGGCTGAAGCACCAGCATGACCGAGTCTGTGGAGACACCATGTTCCAGCTACAG GAGAATGTCAAAGACAAGCTTCGGGCCATTGTGGTGACTCTGTCCTACAATCTTCAGACCCCGCGGCTCCGGCGACAGGCTCCTGGCCAGGGGCTGCCCCCAGTGGCCCCCATCCTCAATGCTCACCAGTCCAGCACACAACGGACAGAG ATCCACTTCCTGAAGCAAGGCTGTGGCGAGGACAAGGTCTGCCAGAGCAATCTGCAGCTGGTCCAGGCCCGCTTCTGCGCCCGGGTCAGCGACTCGGAGTTCCAGCCTCTGCCCAT GGATGCGGACGGGACAACAGCCCTGTTTGCCCTGAGTGGGCAGCCCGTCATTGGCCTGGAGCTCACAGTCACCAACCTGCCTTCGGatccagcccagccccaggctgATGGGGATGATGCTCACGAAGCCCAGCTTCTGGtcaccctccctgcctctctgcacTACTCAGGAGTCCGAGCCCTGGACCCTGCG GAGAAGCCGCTCTGCGTGTCCAACGAGAATGCCTCCCATGTGGAGTGCGAGCTGGGGAACCCCATGAAGAGAGGTGCCCAG GTCACTTTTTACCTCATCCTTAGCACCTCAGGGATCACTATTGAGACCACAGAGCTGGAAGTGGAGCTGCTGTTGGCTAC GATCAGTGAGCAGGACCTGCATCTCATCTCCGTCCGAGCGCGTGTCTTCATTGAGCTGCCACTGTCCATTGCAGG GGTGGCCGTTCCCCAGCAGCTTTTCTTCTCTGGTGTGGTGCGCGGTGAGAGCGCCATGAAGTCTGAGCGGGATATAGGCAGCAAGGTCAAGTATGAGGTCACG GTCTCCAACCAAGGCCAGTCACTTAACACCCTGGGCTCTGCCTTCCTCAACATCATGTGGCCCCATGAGATTGCCAACGGGAAGTGGCTGCTGTACCCCATGCGAGTGGAGCTGGAGGGCGGGCAGGGGCCCAGGCGGAAGGGCCTCTGTTCCCCAAGGCCCAACATCCTCCATCTG GATGTGGACAGCAGGGATAGGAGGCGGCGGGAACTGGAGCAGCCCAAGCAGGAGGAGCATCCTGAGCATCTGGAGCCCAGCACATCCTGGTGGCCAGTGTCCTCTgctgagaagaagaaaaacatcacCCTG GACTGTGCCCGGGGCACTGCCAACTGTGTGGTGTTCAGCTGCCCTCTATATAGCTTTGACCGCGCCGCTGTGCTGCATGTGTGGGGCCGCCTCTGGAACAGCACCTTCTTGGAG GAGTACTCAGCTGTGAAGTCCCTGGAAGTGACTGTCCGAGCCAATATCACCGTGAAGTCATCTATCAAGAACTTGGTGCTTAGAGATGCCTCCACAGTG ATCCCAGTGATGGTTTACCTGGACCCCGTGGCTGTGGTGGCAGAAGGAGTCCCCTGGTGGGTCATCCTCCTGGCTGTGCTGGCGGGACTACTGGTGCTGGCGCTGCTGGTGCTGCTCATGTGGAAG TGTGGCTTCTTCCATCGGAGCAGTCAGAGCTCATCTTTTCCCACCAACTATCACCGGGCCCATCTGGCTGTGCAGCCCTCGGCCGTGGAAGCTGGGGGCCCAGGGACTGTGGg GGAGCAGCTAGGCCACCATATTCATGGACAGGAGGGCACCGCCCCGGGGAGGATGCTGTTTGAGGACACAGGGTGTGTGTCTGAAGCTTGA